The window TTAAAAAGGTGGAATCTATCCTATCGCAGGGTGCCGAAGTGATCGGATACAAGCCAGAACGGTTGATCAGCCTTACCGGTGGTGAAAAGGCCCAACGTGAATTCACAGAACTTGCAGACAAGATTTGGGGAAACGGCTCACCGGAGAAGGGCAGCAGGAAATACAAGAAGGGGATGGTTTCGTGGGGTGTTACTGCCAGGGATTATTTGCTGGCCAAGGGCATCACTCCAGACCTGGAGATCCCGAATATCGAAGATTTCGACTATATACATTATACAATTGGAGATATCGATCTCTACTTTATCAGTAACCAGACAGATCAGGCCAGAGATATGGCCTGCACATTCCGCATCGAAGGACGTCAACCGGAGATCTGGAACGCTTTAGACGGAGAGATCCGTGACGCAAGAGCATTTACTCAGCAAAACGGACGGACAACAGTTCCACTTTCGTTTGACCCCTACGGATCCATCATGATAATGTTCAACAAGAAGATCGGGAAGAATATCCAGGGAGAAGAAAAGACAAACTACCCGGCTCTCACTTTGGCCCAAGTGGTAGATGGCAGCTGGGATGTCTACTTTGATCCCCAATATGGTGGACCCGGTATGGTCACTTTCGATGAACTGACCGACTGGACCACCTCCGGGATCGAGGGGATTAAGTTTTACTCGGGAGCTGCAACCTACTACAAGGAGTTCAATTTCAGCCCTGAGAAACAAACCTCCTATTTCCTCCAATTGGAGAATGTAAAAGATGTGGGAATTGCCAGGATCAAGATAAACGGGACAGACAAGGGAGTAGTATGGACCAAACCATTCAGTATCAATGTAACCGACGAGTTGAAAGAGGGCAAAAACAGCCTGGAGATAACCGTACTCAACTCCTGGTATAATCGCGTGGCAGGTGATGAGATGAATCCACGTGATGATCAGATTACCCGAACCAATATTATTTTGAAGAACGACTTTAGAGGGCGTCCACGCACTGAAATTCCTTTGGAACCATCCGGGTTGCTTGGTCCCGTTTCAATCAAAAAGGCGCAATGAGAAATCAACCCTTTTGCACCTGGAGGAAAGATGGCTCCGGAGAAGTCCCCAGGTAAAAAGCAGGGAGATAACTTGTATAGAGAGAAGCGCAAGTAGCAGGATTTATCTCTCATGCTCTTGCGCTTCTTTTATTTGACGACCATGTCGGTAGATCCATTGATATTCAACCGGTCGAAGTTGCATCGACTCCCCAAAAACCGCAGACAGGAGAACTGTCTCCCCTTTCAAACCAGAAAACGGATAGTTGATTAACCATTGTTCAATCTTTTATATCTAATTTTATGCCATGAATTGCACATTTAATAGCGCCACAAGATACGAGGTTTTTGAATGAATAGTAAAATGATCATGAGAACAGGCAGTGAAGCTTTCCTATACAACAACGAGATTGCAAACGAGATATTAGGCAATATCTAAATATTTGGCAACCTTTATTTGCCCGATCCGGGGCGGCATGCAGTACCACATTGCTTTCCGATAGAAATACTTGTAAGTGGCATGGCAAAATTCCGTGTAAGTTCTCTTTCAAGATACGAAAGTGAGCTATTCACTTTCCGATGCAAAATGTATTATAATATGATTATCTGTTTATTATAAATATGCGGTACAAATATCAATACTTCGGTAAATATTCAATTAACCAATTAAAATTCAATGATTTACATAACATAGTTTAACATAAAAAAGATGGTTAAGTAGCTGATTATCAGTATCTTTATAGCTGATCAAAACCTAATAAAGATGGATAGAACCAGCATACTTAACCAATATAGAGGTATCTGTAGTGATGTTCTTGGTGAACTAACTACGAAGTTAAACAAAAGTTTCAAATCATTCCTTATGGAGACGCTTATTTTGTATCTGGTCATTCCCGGCAGGATTAATTTCCTACAATTGGGGAGATATGGCAAGTCGTGTGAACAGCGATTTCGCCAGAACTTCTCGAAGGATTTTGATTGGCTGGAGTTTAACTTGTCTTTGTCTGATAGGGTATTAACCGGAGATCGCAAGGCAATTGCCATTGATCCCAGTTATATATCCAAATCAGGAAAGAATACCCCTTGGATTGGTTACTTCTGGTCGGGTGCAGCCGGTCAGGCGAAAAGAGGATTGGAAATCCTGGGAGTGGGCCTTATAGACGTCGACAACAAGGATTGCATCAGTCTACAGGCCGTTCAGACTCCGGACCGTCAAACCCTGGAGAGTCGTGATGCCAACCTGATTGACTGGTACCTGCTGGTCATTAAATCGATGCGGGAGAAACTCCATCGGGCAAGCCGTCACGTGGTTGCCGATGCCTACTTCGCAAAGAACAACTTCGTTACGGGTCTGCAAGAGATGAAGTTTGATCTGGTCAGCCGCTTCAGGGATGACGCCGCACTTTATTATCCAACACTGCAGAAACCGACAGGCAAGAAAGGCAGGCCTAAACTCTACGACGGAAAGATTGACATGGCCAACCTGGATACAACCAGAGTGCAAAAGATCAATATTGATAACGGTGATCTCTACACCTTGATAGCCTATTCCAAATCATTTAAACAGATGGTCAGGCTTGTCATCTGGTATTCCAAGGATGGGAAAAATCCCAAACTGTTCTTCTCTACCAATCCTGAGATGAGTGGAAAAGATGTTATAGAATTTTACCGCACCCGTTTTCAGATCGAGTTTTGCTTCAGGGATGCCAAAGGCTTCACAGGACTGATGCAATCGCAGGCAAGGGACGTAGCAAAGCTATCGTTCAACTTTAATGCATCTCTTACCTCGGTCAACCTGGCAAAGGTGCTGGCAAGGGAAAGAGGTATTCCTTTTTCGATGGCATCATGTAAAACGATGATACACAATGCCTACTTGCTTGAACGATTTATTTGCGTGTCCGGCATTAAACCGAACAGAAGATTAAATGATAAACTTGTCAAGGAACTCATTGAGTTTGCAGCAAGTGCTGCTTGACTCCAAACTATATTTTTAACGAACTATTGCAGTAATCTATTCCCAACGAAATACATTCTTTTGTGGCATTCATAAATTCAAAGTTCCCACCAACACCAGCGAATTTAATCTCTTTCTGGTTGTATTTATGAAGAATCGCTTTTAGTTCGTCATCAAGGGTTGTTGTTATCGATTTTGGACCTGAAATGACAGCTATTGATCCAAATCTATCTTTCCCACAATATCCAGACTCGTCACTAAATATTTGGAAATTTTCTTTATCCATGGCTTCCAAGATTCATTTCACCAAACTCATCAACTGCTTGTAGTTTTCCACCACGTCGAATTTCACCTTATCACTGCTGATCGCCTGAAAGTGTTTCCGGGCGCAGGATATTTTTGCTGACTCCACTTCCCTGAGCTCCATGGTGGAGATATCGCCTTTGGTCTCTGCCACGAAATAGACATGCTTCACCGCTCCTTCATTGAATGCGATGGCCCAGTCGGGATTGTATTTCCCCACCGGAGTACTGATATAAAATCCCTTGGGAAGCTTTACATAAACGCTCACCTCACTGCTAATATCCAGTTGTTCGGCAAATGGTTTTTCCACAGAGGGAGAGTCGAAGATCACGTAATCGTACAAGTGTTTATTTGCCGCTATTGCGTTCACCCCGAGCTTGCCTTTCAGGGTTGGTTCCGTGAAGATCTCTGTGCCAAAACTGTCGTTCAGCTTGTTGTAAGCAATATGTTGAATGATCACCGTAGCTTTCTCCTCATTGATCAAGTTGGAGCATTTGAGAATAAACTCCTCGGGATTGAGCACGAACTGGTCGAACACCGGTTTCTCGATGCCGGTCAGGATTTTTACCACCGTATTGCGGGTCAGTCCCGTTTCAGCCACCACCTTGCCCACCAGGTCATACTTCACGTTGCCGTTCACTGCAGAGTGCACATCGATGTGTTTCGACGATTGCTGCTTGAAGCCCTCTCCTACTTCTAACGATTCTTTTGACTCAATCTTTTCCAAAGCTCCCGAGGTGACGGTGAAAAAGATCCTCGACACGTGTAAATGGTTGTTCAGTCGCTGAATCGCTTTGCGTACCAACTCCTCCGTCTCGAAGTCCACCACATAGGCCGTCTTCGTGTTGATGTTCGCCCACAGTTTTTTAAACTCCTCCCGGTTGAACTTCTGTTCATCGAAACGGAGTTCCACGTTGTTGTCCCGTGCATTCTCGGGAGCAAGCATCTTCGGGTTGTAGACCGAATCGAGGATATGCATCACCGACTCCTTGCTGGCTTCCACCTCCTCCGGCAGTTGGAAGCTGCCGTTCTCCTTGTCCTCGTAGTACTTATCGGTCAGGGTCCCCGCCTTCACATAACCATAGCCCGCCAGGCTCTCGTAGAGTACCAGGGCCGCCTCCTCGCTTACCGGATAGGGATTACCCTGTTTATCTGAGAGCACCTTATCCTTGAACAACGCGGGAGAAACTTTCTGTGGCCGGTCGGCAATCACCTCGGCAATCTCGGTCTGTAGTGCTTTCGCAAACCGGTCGTAGCTCTCGCTCGCGATCACCGTCAGCTGGTTGATGTGATGCACCTCGCTTCCCAGAAAATTGGTATCCATGCGCTCCCCCTCCTGGTTCACACACAGGCGGAGTCCCCGTCCCACTTCCTGCCGTTTGCGGGTTTCCGCATCGCTCTGTTTCAGCGTGCAGATCTGGAACACGTTCGGATTGTCCCATCCTTCGCGCAACGCAGAGTGAGAAAAGATAAAGCGTACCGGTTCACTGAAAGAGAGCAGCCGCTCCTTATCCTTCATGATCAGGTCGTAGGCATCGGTGTCCACACTCTCCCGGGTGCTTCTTTCCACTTTTCCGTCCACGAACTGATTCTTCCTTTTGTCGATGGAGAAATATCCCGCATGTGTTTTGTCTGCCGTGATCGATTGCAGGTAACTGATATAGGCATCTTCGCCAATTTTCAGTTGCAGGCTGTTCACCACATCGTCGTACTCCTCCTCGAACATATCCGCATAGGAACCGTTAAACGCATTGCCGGAAGCATCGTACTGCTTGTATTTGGCCACTTCGTCGATAAAAAAGAGGCTCAGCACCTTAATACCCCTGAAGTAAAGCATTCGTTCACGTTCGATATGCGACAGGATGGTCTCCCGGATCTGGATCCGGCGAAGCTGCTGCTCGTTCACCGCCCCTTTCACATCGCCGGCAAATAGCTTGATACCATTCTGAAATGTGATGGAGTTGTCCCGTCCGTCGATATTTGTCACGGTGAATCCATCCCGGTACTGTTCAAGTAATCCCGACCGGTCGTACAGGTTGTGTCCGATCTCGACTTTCCGGACTACTGCTTTCACCCCGGCGGACTGCTTCACCTCGAATCCCAGGTTTGCGGTGGGACTCTTCTCCTTGAAGAGATTGATCCCCTCCAGGTAGAGATATCCTTCCGTCGCGGTAGTACCGGTCTGGGCAATCCCTTTCACCGCGATCTTCTTCACCAGCTTCTTGTTGTAGGCCTCCATGGCATCCAGCCGATAGATCAGGTTATAGAGGCTATCCTTCTTGTGGGTGGCCGAATAACGCAATGTGAACAACGGGTTGAAACCCTTCAGGTTCTCTTTGGTCTGTTTTCCCTCCACCGATTGCGGTTCGTCGATGATCAGGATGGGATTGGTTTTGGCAATCACATCAATCGGCCTGCGGCTGCGGAAGCTATCCAGTTTCATGTAGATACGCCTGGCATCCTTTCCCCGGGCGTTGAACGCCTGGGCATTGATGATCATCACGTTGAGCGAGTTGTCGCTGGCAAAACGGTCGATCTCGGTCAGTTGGGACGAGTTATAGATAAAGAACCGGATCTTTTTTCCGTAGTCCTCGGTGAAGTGTTCCTGCGTGATCTGGAACGACTTATATACCCCCTCGCGGATGGCAATGCTTGGCACCACGATGATGAACTTGCTCCAGCCATACCGCTTGTTAAGCTCGTACATCGTCTTGATGTAGGTATAGGTCTTTCCCGTACCCGTCTCCATCTCGATGGTCAGGTTGTATCGTCCTTCCAGCGCCGACGATGGCGGGATCTGGTGCATCCGTTGAATCTTCCGGATGTTCTCCAGAATCATCTCGTCCGTCAGTTGCGGAACGATCTTATGGTTCTTGAATCCGGTAAAATCGTATATCTCGCCCTGCCCTTTAGAATCTCCCCTGTCGATCAGGTAATTGATTTCCGACAAATAGGGCTGCCCGGCAAACACATCGCATACCGCCTTGGCAGCCTCCTCCTGGAACTTCTGGTGTTTAAATTTCAGTTTCATCGCTTCTAATCTCTTTGTGTCTTTGTGTTTTAATGTCTCAACTATTCGGGAATTCCGAATAGTTGAATTAAATCACCTTAATGGTTGTTTCAGGAGAAAGTGTCTTGAATATCTCAGTCACGTTGATCTTGTCCGGACTGTTACGGAACGAGCTGTCGCGGAACACCACCCGCAACGGTTTCCGTCTGGCAATCTCCCGGATCACCTCTTCCGGCACATGCTCTTCAAAGCAGGCCACCAGATCGGTATCATTCACAAAGTGCACATCCTTCCCACCAATCTTTTCGGTGATGTGGGGCAATGAGAGCGGCACACCCCAGTCGAGCAGTACTCCATACAGCAAGTCAATATCGGTGCGGTCATCCTTGATGTTGCTTTCCAGGTCCAGAAGCATCTGCTGGTTGTATTGCGATGGACTGTAATAGACATCCTTCATATTAGTGCTGTCCACTTTCAGTACCCGGAAACCGGTGTCAACCATTTTTACTTCTTTATCACCTTCAAATAAATCACCTTTGGTTGATTTTGCCTTAAGTTCTTCTTCAATTTTCTTTCCTGCCCTGCGGATACGCTCTTTCCCGATCTCGCAGATGTTCTTGTACCCCGCCTTGTAAGCCTCTGATTTGGGATCGGTCTCTTCTGGCAGCTGCACCATGATGAACTTACGGTTACCCCCATCTTCCGCATTGAGTTGCATTACCGCGTGGGCGGTTGTTGCCGAACCGGAGAAGAAATCGAGAATAATGTCATCTTTTTGTGAAGAAAACCTTAATAATCTATCAATTAAGCTTATTGGTTTGGGGTTAGAGAAAAAAGTAGTTGTTCCAAAAATTTCTTTTGCTTCTAACGAAGCATGGGTATTCAAAATACCCTAGATAATATTTTTGTATGGTGAACTCCTTTTGATAGGTTTACCTTCGTTATCTACGTTTAAATATATTTTATAATATACACTCCAACCACTTTTTTTTGAAGTTGAAGCTTGGATCTCAATAAATCCATTTTTCAAACCCCATTCTACTTTATCTTTACTCCATTTCCATCTCCAACCATCATTGAATTTATAAATTCTTCCATTTGGAAAAGTAGATTTACCATCAGAAGTTGATATTTCATAATCAAGACTTTCATGATATCCGAGAGTACCTCTATCTAAATTATCATAATAGTATGGACCTCTTTCTTCAAAAAATTCATCTCTGAATTTGTATCTTTTTTCATCGTGAGCCTCTTCATTCTGATTGAAAACTGAATTGCTTATGTTTTTAGCAAATACTAATAAATATTCTGTTATAGTTGCAATAAGATTAGCATCAGATGAACCTGTTTTTTTTTGCCAAATTATTGATGCAATCATATTCTCCTCCCCAAACACTTCATCACATATCTTTCGAAGATTGTGTACTTCATTGTCATCAATCGATATAAAAATTACCCCATCATCTGTCAACAGGTTGCGGGCTAATTGCAGACGTGGGTACATCATGCTGCACCAATCGGAATGATAGCGGCCGTTGGTTTCAGTATTTTTAAACAGCCGGTTTTCTTCCTCATCGAACAGACCCAACTCTTCCTCGTAATCCTCCTTCGAGACCTTGAAATTGTCGCGGTATATAAAATCGTTCCCGGTATTGTAGGGGGGATCGATGTAGATCATCTTCACCTTGTTCAGGTAGGAGTTTTGGAGGAGCTTTAGCACATCGAGGTTGTCGCCTTCAATATAGAGATTCTCGGTAGTGTCCCAGTTCTTGCTCTCCTCTTTACAAGGTCGAAGTGTCTTACGAATGGGACGGTTTCCTTCAATGATGGATTGCTTCTTCCCCACCCAGGTGAATTCGTAGCATTCATCCCCATCGACCACCTCATCGGATAACAGCTGCTTTAATTGGTCGAAGTTCACGGCTCGTTTCAGTTTGCCGTCGGCATCTTTGGTTTCGGTAATGGCACTCGGGAAAAGAGCGGCTATCTTGTCGATATTTTTCTCCGTGAAGTTCACTGTTTCCTGTGTTAATTTTTCCATTGCAGATGATTTGTATCTCTATTGTATTAATTGCTTGATTGATTTTCTTACACCCTTACCAGACGCATCAGGGGTTCGAATGAATAAAGGGCTGCCCTTCTGCCAGACGGTTCTTCTTTCTGAACCAGGTATCCTGCATCCAGTAATCTTTTGATGATGTTACCTGCTGTAGCAGTGGGAATTCCTGTATTCCTGATGAATTTATTGTTACGGAAAACCGGATTGGTGAAAATAAAATCCAAAATCTCCGTGTTCCATTTTGAAGCCAGCAGTTTGACAAACTCCGACTTCATCTCCTCATAGAGGTTGTATATCTCTTCCGAGATATCCAGGTTGGATATTGCCTGAGCTTTTACTGCTTCCAGAAAAAAACGGATCCACTCGTTCCAGTCTCCTGTCTTGGATACGTTTCTCATGGCTTTAATATAAAGTTCTTTGTTCTGATCAAAATAATCACTGATGTAAAAGTAGGGTTGCGACAACATCTTTTCCATCCACAGATGCAACGTGATCAACATCCTTCCTATCTGTCCGTTTCCATCCTGAAACGGATGCAGGGCTTCAAACTCGAGATGGATGATGGCCGTTTTCACTAGGGACGGGAGTGAGCTGTCCGATATAAAGTGCATCAGTTTATCCAATCCTTCCTGCAAATGTTCGGGACTGATGGGAACATATTCAACGTTCCTACGTGTTTTATCAGCAAGGAAATTCTGCGATGTTTTGAATTCCCCAGGCGATTTGCTGGCACCCCTACCGGCATAAAGCATTTGCTGGTGGAGTTGTTTGATAAAGTTCACATTGAATTGGTACCTGGAATCCAGAACCTGTTGCGCGTTCTTCAATGCACGTTGATAAAGGACTATCTCAATCACATCCGATTTTGCCTGTACCGAAGCGGTTCCGTCATCATCTGCCTCATACTGCATGATCTCATCCATTGTGCTGATGGTCCCTTCGATTCGCGAGGAGAGCAGAGCTTCTCTGTTACGCATCGGAGCCAGTAGAATCTCATTGTTATGCATATTTTTCAGCATCTGGTCGTAACGTGCCAGTACATCGGTGGCACTTAACAGTTCACTGATAAAGAGGGAGTAATCAATCTCCTTCGGCGGAAATGCTCCATAATGATATTTGACGGAATCTTCTGTATTGTATTGCATAACAAAGAAAATTTGCAGTTTGACAACAAAAATAGCGTTAATTATGTAACGTACGCAATTTCTTTACAAATATTACTGTTAAATTGTTGTCTAAATGTCTTGTCTCCGAAACATGTACTCAAACTTATTTGAATTATCCCAATAAGACTATACGAATTGTTTTAAAAACTTCAGTGCATGTTCTCTGTCAAGAATTTCATGTATTTTTTGGTTTTCATAGCTACGTAAACAACGATAGCAGGAAGGAGAACATTTACAAGTATCCAGTAAATTTATTGCTCTCTTTATTACTGCTTTTAATATTTCTCCATCTTCTGTTACAAGACGTCTTGAATGTCCTGCACCACCCGGAACAGCATCGTATATTATAATCTTATGTTCCATTTTCCCATTTGTTTTCTTATAAGTTAAGCATGCCTTAATATCTCGTCTTTCAATGCTGAACTCATGCGCAAAAGAATTAAGTAGAGCATGCATTACCGACAACATTGTTGAATAGTCTGAAGTATCACATTCAAAGGATATTTTTGCCACATCTGTTTTAAATTCATGATGCAAGCTATATCTTATGAGTGAAGTATTACTACATTTGCCTTTTCCAAAAGGATTATTATGACTCTTATTATTCTTTTCTATTCGAGCAACACCTGGTCTGTAGTCTTCATATTCTGATAATTTACTTGCTTCGTCGCTTGCGATTGAATATCCACATTTTGGGCATACGTAAAAAAAGTCAGTAGACTTAACCACGAGAGAATCGTTCGCAGTGGATTCAACCTCTAATTTGATATTTTCAAATTCATATTCATATTTACTTTCCATTTAAAATCCCAATAAAATTGGACAATTCATTTTAATTAACTTTTAAATTTTATCTTTGCATCAGGGTGTTAAGAGGAAACAGGCTCTGCCGGGGGGCAACCTGTCAGCAATAAGCACCCTGACGGTATGCAGTAATGCTACTTTAGGAGGTGGATATTCTGCCTCCTTTTTCAGTATTACTGACACTGTCCATATGGCTAAGAAAACCCGATCCTACATCCTACGGTAAACAATCTTTCCACAGCAGACTACCCGGCCTTGCGGCGGGAGCTGCAAATTCCTGTATCAGTTTACGATAGGCGGGGGTCACATACTAATTTAAGCAGACTTCAAAGCTGCAATAATATGACAGTGTTTCCCCCGTGGAAAAATTGCTTACACTGTAGGATTGTATGTTAATTGACAACGCACGGCACATATTCCTGTCCATGTTTGAGCACGAAAAATATCCTGTTCACCAGTTTACGGGCTACCTTGACTATGGCCTTCTGGGCATTCATCCGTTTACGGTATCCCTCATAGGCCAATGTCATTGCCGGATCTTTCCTTATGGCTATCCATGCAGCCTCGATTATGTAACAGCGCAACATCGCGTGCTTGCGAACCGTGATGTTGCCGTCGCCCTGACTTTCCCCGCTGGAGTGGCACATGGGAATCAGTCCGATGTAGGAAGCCAGTGCGTCGGCGCTGGAAAACCGGTGGATATCGTCTATCTCGACCGCCAACGACATGGCGGTGGTTATCCCTATTCCCGGAACCGATGCAAGCAGGCGTATCGGCTCCTTGAGTACTTCACTGCGGGATAATGCGCGCAATATCCGCGTTTGTTCGAGAAGCATGCCGCGCAGGCGTACAAACTGCTCTATGTGTATGTTCAGTGCCTGCCGCCCATATTCGGTGGAAAGCGACACTTCGCGCAGCCATGCCAAAAACCGCTTTGACCAGTTCCCCACCGAATGACGTGTAAATTCTTCCGGGATGTCTATCCCGTGAAATCGCAGGAACGACTTTATCCGGTTCTTTTCCCTCGTGGTGTCTTTTACGATCCTGTTTCTCAACCTTATCAAAGAACGCATTTCCAGGGTGGCGACATCCGGCACGTAAATGCCTTTTAATGTTCCCGACCGTAATTCCCTGGCCAGTTTCCCGCAATCAACCGCGTCGGTCTTGCGTAATTTCTCCTTGCTCATGGTCGGCACATCAGCCGGATTGACAACGATGTTGTTGATCCCTAATCCTGTCAGATTCTCGTGTATCCAGAACCCGCAGAATCCCGCTTCGTAAACCGAATGATAATCCGCTCCCGGATAATGGGTTGTCAAAAACTTGTGCAGCGATTCCGGACTCGGATCCTGCCTGAACTTCTTCAGAACAGAATGTTGGGATAACACTGCCACCGACCAACTTTTCAAATGGGCGTCGATTCCTACGTAAATATTTTGCCCTTTGAAATCTAATTTGTTACTTTGTCCTCTGTTCATAAGCTATATTGTTTAAGTTAAGATTGTTATCTCTCAAAAACAAAGTTAACTAAAATGATATAGCTTTTTTACTGGACTACCTATCCGTCTTTTACAATTTCAAACATAGGAACTAATTGGATAAGCCGTTTCGTCACCAATATAGATGGCATCTGTTCTATATTTACGTTCTTGTGAACGAAGCGGGACGTTTTTTATTTCCTCTTCTGCGATAAAACCTGCCCTTGGCTCAATACTTTTATAGAAATCTCTATTTTTTAGTATATGGCCACAAATGGCACACGGTATTCCATCTGTACCTATTGGCATTTTCGAATAATTTATTTCATCACAGATTGAGCATTTTGAAAAATATCCAGTCTCAAAGTCGCTCATTTCGCTTTTGTTTACAATAGGTTTTCTAATGTAACGACTTGTATATAAGCCACCGTCGGCAACCACTTCAGATGACGGTGCATATTCGGCAATGGCAACTGATAAATCGCGACTTAAGTTTAATGATTTGAAACTTTTTGCAGCAATATTCTGAGTTAATTCTACAGAATCAACAGGAAAACCATATTTTGGAAGAATATTACCTCGAACCAGAAAATCAATCAAATCGTTTTTTTGATACCTTTCTAATTTCCGACTAAATATAGTAGCAGTATCTACATCTCTTGCTCGAATTGCCTTTTCGTATTCCCTTTTTAAATACTCGACATTCTGTTCAAACTCCTTCATGATTTTTGAAAATATTCCTTGCTCACCAATAAATTCTTCTAACCATTCATAACTATTGATGTATTTGTTTTTCAGTTGTTTATCTGTGATTGAAATAGAATTTCTTAATAAATCGGATAATTCAACTGGTTCAGATTTAAGCCAATCAAGAAAACCCAGATACCCCTTTTCGTTAATAAATGGTTTCGCATTATTAGCGGAATACAAATCTGGATTGATTTTTAAGTATAAACTTAAAGCCACGGCGTATATGTGACGTTTTAATATTTTCTCATTATCTAAATTGAACTTTGGTGGATAAATCACTCCATTTATCATTTCTATTGGACTATCGAAGAAAGTAAAATCATGAGAACTTAACCTTGCAAATGTCAATGCAAAAGCGGCTGCATCTATTCTTCTACCTGCACGTCCGACTCTTTGTGCATAATTCGATGCGAGAGGTGGAATATTTCGCAAAAATACTGTTTCCAATTCTCCGACATCAACCCCCATTTCAAACGTCGTAGAACAAGAAAGAGCGTTAATCTCTTTTCGAATAAATTGTTGCTGATAATCTAACGCATCCTTTTTTGCAAGTTGAGCAGTATGTTCCTTAACAAATAAAGGCGATACTTTTTCACTTTTATATAACATTGCATAATAATTGTCGTTGCAAAATTCTTCGGAGTTTAATCTTTCCAGTATTCCCTCACAACCAATTTGAATACAATTATTGCCTATATTAAATTGAGTTACTTTACCGCACTTTTTACATTTCCAAAGAACTGCATTATTCCCTAAATTGA of the Petrimonas mucosa genome contains:
- a CDS encoding DNA methyltransferase, translated to MNTHASLEAKEIFGTTTFFSNPKPISLIDRLLRFSSQKDDIILDFFSGSATTAHAVMQLNAEDGGNRKFIMVQLPEETDPKSEAYKAGYKNICEIGKERIRRAGKKIEEELKAKSTKGDLFEGDKEVKMVDTGFRVLKVDSTNMKDVYYSPSQYNQQMLLDLESNIKDDRTDIDLLYGVLLDWGVPLSLPHITEKIGGKDVHFVNDTDLVACFEEHVPEEVIREIARRKPLRVVFRDSSFRNSPDKINVTEIFKTLSPETTIKVI
- a CDS encoding transposase: MDRTSILNQYRGICSDVLGELTTKLNKSFKSFLMETLILYLVIPGRINFLQLGRYGKSCEQRFRQNFSKDFDWLEFNLSLSDRVLTGDRKAIAIDPSYISKSGKNTPWIGYFWSGAAGQAKRGLEILGVGLIDVDNKDCISLQAVQTPDRQTLESRDANLIDWYLLVIKSMREKLHRASRHVVADAYFAKNNFVTGLQEMKFDLVSRFRDDAALYYPTLQKPTGKKGRPKLYDGKIDMANLDTTRVQKINIDNGDLYTLIAYSKSFKQMVRLVIWYSKDGKNPKLFFSTNPEMSGKDVIEFYRTRFQIEFCFRDAKGFTGLMQSQARDVAKLSFNFNASLTSVNLAKVLARERGIPFSMASCKTMIHNAYLLERFICVSGIKPNRRLNDKLVKELIEFAASAA
- a CDS encoding type III restriction-modification system endonuclease: MKLKFKHQKFQEEAAKAVCDVFAGQPYLSEINYLIDRGDSKGQGEIYDFTGFKNHKIVPQLTDEMILENIRKIQRMHQIPPSSALEGRYNLTIEMETGTGKTYTYIKTMYELNKRYGWSKFIIVVPSIAIREGVYKSFQITQEHFTEDYGKKIRFFIYNSSQLTEIDRFASDNSLNVMIINAQAFNARGKDARRIYMKLDSFRSRRPIDVIAKTNPILIIDEPQSVEGKQTKENLKGFNPLFTLRYSATHKKDSLYNLIYRLDAMEAYNKKLVKKIAVKGIAQTGTTATEGYLYLEGINLFKEKSPTANLGFEVKQSAGVKAVVRKVEIGHNLYDRSGLLEQYRDGFTVTNIDGRDNSITFQNGIKLFAGDVKGAVNEQQLRRIQIRETILSHIERERMLYFRGIKVLSLFFIDEVAKYKQYDASGNAFNGSYADMFEEEYDDVVNSLQLKIGEDAYISYLQSITADKTHAGYFSIDKRKNQFVDGKVERSTRESVDTDAYDLIMKDKERLLSFSEPVRFIFSHSALREGWDNPNVFQICTLKQSDAETRKRQEVGRGLRLCVNQEGERMDTNFLGSEVHHINQLTVIASESYDRFAKALQTEIAEVIADRPQKVSPALFKDKVLSDKQGNPYPVSEEAALVLYESLAGYGYVKAGTLTDKYYEDKENGSFQLPEEVEASKESVMHILDSVYNPKMLAPENARDNNVELRFDEQKFNREEFKKLWANINTKTAYVVDFETEELVRKAIQRLNNHLHVSRIFFTVTSGALEKIESKESLEVGEGFKQQSSKHIDVHSAVNGNVKYDLVGKVVAETGLTRNTVVKILTGIEKPVFDQFVLNPEEFILKCSNLINEEKATVIIQHIAYNKLNDSFGTEIFTEPTLKGKLGVNAIAANKHLYDYVIFDSPSVEKPFAEQLDISSEVSVYVKLPKGFYISTPVGKYNPDWAIAFNEGAVKHVYFVAETKGDISTMELREVESAKISCARKHFQAISSDKVKFDVVENYKQLMSLVK
- a CDS encoding Fic family protein translates to MQYNTEDSVKYHYGAFPPKEIDYSLFISELLSATDVLARYDQMLKNMHNNEILLAPMRNREALLSSRIEGTISTMDEIMQYEADDDGTASVQAKSDVIEIVLYQRALKNAQQVLDSRYQFNVNFIKQLHQQMLYAGRGASKSPGEFKTSQNFLADKTRRNVEYVPISPEHLQEGLDKLMHFISDSSLPSLVKTAIIHLEFEALHPFQDGNGQIGRMLITLHLWMEKMLSQPYFYISDYFDQNKELYIKAMRNVSKTGDWNEWIRFFLEAVKAQAISNLDISEEIYNLYEEMKSEFVKLLASKWNTEILDFIFTNPVFRNNKFIRNTGIPTATAGNIIKRLLDAGYLVQKEEPSGRRAALYSFEPLMRLVRV
- a CDS encoding site-specific DNA-methyltransferase, whose protein sequence is MEKLTQETVNFTEKNIDKIAALFPSAITETKDADGKLKRAVNFDQLKQLLSDEVVDGDECYEFTWVGKKQSIIEGNRPIRKTLRPCKEESKNWDTTENLYIEGDNLDVLKLLQNSYLNKVKMIYIDPPYNTGNDFIYRDNFKVSKEDYEEELGLFDEEENRLFKNTETNGRYHSDWCSMMYPRLQLARNLLTDDGVIFISIDDNEVHNLRKICDEVFGEENMIASIIWQKKTGSSDANLIATITEYLLVFAKNISNSVFNQNEEAHDEKRYKFRDEFFEERGPYYYDNLDRGTLGYHESLDYEISTSDGKSTFPNGRIYKFNDGWRWKWSKDKVEWGLKNGFIEIQASTSKKSGWSVYYKIYLNVDNEGKPIKRSSPYKNII